The following coding sequences lie in one Apostichopus japonicus isolate 1M-3 chromosome 13, ASM3797524v1, whole genome shotgun sequence genomic window:
- the LOC139978273 gene encoding hydroxylysine kinase-like isoform X1 encodes MSKTTIHLAVQEIAKKFYNLQHLNVKRLNSYDGLNFLLQTEPENKPDCSQKIIEYHILKFVPSDGTLFELCNKQVELMRHLHHRGFCSPNPVVAANGHYIWRLNMVEAGLINEMIADLSPPENGFFMVTLLEFIPGRILSSLHPVPYYLFYEAGQMLARLHELAKTYEGDSQPLKELSNNSYWSLEQAGEVSNYMEVVTDEELSSIILQVVIRFKENVLPRLSDLPSGIIHGDYNDDNIIISSSSEQCITPSSSELNDEVNVIDSEPSVRFSITGVIDFSDMSHSYLVFDIAKALSFMVITDVPDIMVAVKHFMNGYSSSRELLQVEKDVLISCTMASLAQNIVLALKDYSINPGNSYLLASMDDYPVALKKLFQHTDDELMTMWNLCQ; translated from the exons ATGTCAAAAACAACAATCCACCTGGCCGTGCAAGAAATTGCTAAGAAATTCTACAATTTACAGCACCTCAAtgtgaaaaggttaaatagttATGACGGTTTAAACTTCTTACTTCAAACTGAACCAGAAAATAAACCAGACTGCTCACAGAAGATAATTGAATATCACATCCTTAAATTTGTGCCATCAGACGGAACTCTGTTTGAGTTGTGCAACAAACAAGTGGAACTCATGAGGCATCTTCATCACAGAGGCTTCTGTTCCCCAAATCCTGTCGTTGCTGCTAATGGACATTACATCTGGAGACTGAATATGGTCGAGGCTGGCCTTATCAATGAAATGAT AGCAGACCTTTCTCCTCCTGAAAATGGTTTCTTCATGGTAACTCTTTTAGAATTCATCCCAGGTCGAATTTTAAGCTCTCTGCATCCTGTGCCTTATTATCTCTTTTATGAAGCTGGACAGATGTTAGCCAGACTACATGAGCTTGCAAAG ACCTATGAAGGAGATTCTCAACCTCTTAAAGAGCTCAGCAACAACTCATATTGGTCCTTGGAGCAAGCTGGGGAAGTTAGTAACTACATGGAAGTGGTAACAGACGAAGAACTCTCCTCAATAATACTTCAAGTTGTGATCAGATTTAAAGAGAATGTCCTTCCAAGATTATCAGATTTACCTTCTG GAATCATCCACGGAGACTACAATGATGATAATATAATTATCAGCAGTTCAAGTGAACAATGCATCACACCATCCTCTTCCGAATTAAATGATGAAGTAAATGTCATTGACAGTGAACCTTCTGTCAGATTCTCAATCACAGGAGTCATAGATTTCAGTGACATGTCCCATTCCTACCTCGTTTTCGATATTGCCAAAGCTCTTTCTTTCATGGTGATTACCGACGTGCCAGATATTATGGTAGCCGTGAAACATTTCATGAATGGATACTCGTCCAGTCGAGAACTCTTACAGGTTGAAAAGGATGTTTTGATCTCTTGTACGATGGCTAGTTTGGCTCAAAACATTGTTTTAGCTTTGAAAGACTACTCCATCAATCCAGGTAACTCTTATTTGCTGGCATCGATGGATGACTATCCTGTCGCATTGAAGAAGTTATTCCAGCACACTGATGATGAACTAATGACCATGTGGAATTTATGCCAATAA
- the LOC139978273 gene encoding hydroxylysine kinase-like isoform X2, which translates to MGLINGTLFELCNKQVELMRHLHHRGFCSPNPVVAANGHYIWRLNMVEAGLINEMIADLSPPENGFFMVTLLEFIPGRILSSLHPVPYYLFYEAGQMLARLHELAKTYEGDSQPLKELSNNSYWSLEQAGEVSNYMEVVTDEELSSIILQVVIRFKENVLPRLSDLPSGIIHGDYNDDNIIISSSSEQCITPSSSELNDEVNVIDSEPSVRFSITGVIDFSDMSHSYLVFDIAKALSFMVITDVPDIMVAVKHFMNGYSSSRELLQVEKDVLISCTMASLAQNIVLALKDYSINPGNSYLLASMDDYPVALKKLFQHTDDELMTMWNLCQ; encoded by the exons ACGGAACTCTGTTTGAGTTGTGCAACAAACAAGTGGAACTCATGAGGCATCTTCATCACAGAGGCTTCTGTTCCCCAAATCCTGTCGTTGCTGCTAATGGACATTACATCTGGAGACTGAATATGGTCGAGGCTGGCCTTATCAATGAAATGAT AGCAGACCTTTCTCCTCCTGAAAATGGTTTCTTCATGGTAACTCTTTTAGAATTCATCCCAGGTCGAATTTTAAGCTCTCTGCATCCTGTGCCTTATTATCTCTTTTATGAAGCTGGACAGATGTTAGCCAGACTACATGAGCTTGCAAAG ACCTATGAAGGAGATTCTCAACCTCTTAAAGAGCTCAGCAACAACTCATATTGGTCCTTGGAGCAAGCTGGGGAAGTTAGTAACTACATGGAAGTGGTAACAGACGAAGAACTCTCCTCAATAATACTTCAAGTTGTGATCAGATTTAAAGAGAATGTCCTTCCAAGATTATCAGATTTACCTTCTG GAATCATCCACGGAGACTACAATGATGATAATATAATTATCAGCAGTTCAAGTGAACAATGCATCACACCATCCTCTTCCGAATTAAATGATGAAGTAAATGTCATTGACAGTGAACCTTCTGTCAGATTCTCAATCACAGGAGTCATAGATTTCAGTGACATGTCCCATTCCTACCTCGTTTTCGATATTGCCAAAGCTCTTTCTTTCATGGTGATTACCGACGTGCCAGATATTATGGTAGCCGTGAAACATTTCATGAATGGATACTCGTCCAGTCGAGAACTCTTACAGGTTGAAAAGGATGTTTTGATCTCTTGTACGATGGCTAGTTTGGCTCAAAACATTGTTTTAGCTTTGAAAGACTACTCCATCAATCCAGGTAACTCTTATTTGCTGGCATCGATGGATGACTATCCTGTCGCATTGAAGAAGTTATTCCAGCACACTGATGATGAACTAATGACCATGTGGAATTTATGCCAATAA
- the LOC139978273 gene encoding hydroxylysine kinase-like isoform X3, whose product MRHLHHRGFCSPNPVVAANGHYIWRLNMVEAGLINEMIADLSPPENGFFMVTLLEFIPGRILSSLHPVPYYLFYEAGQMLARLHELAKTYEGDSQPLKELSNNSYWSLEQAGEVSNYMEVVTDEELSSIILQVVIRFKENVLPRLSDLPSGIIHGDYNDDNIIISSSSEQCITPSSSELNDEVNVIDSEPSVRFSITGVIDFSDMSHSYLVFDIAKALSFMVITDVPDIMVAVKHFMNGYSSSRELLQVEKDVLISCTMASLAQNIVLALKDYSINPGNSYLLASMDDYPVALKKLFQHTDDELMTMWNLCQ is encoded by the exons ATGAGGCATCTTCATCACAGAGGCTTCTGTTCCCCAAATCCTGTCGTTGCTGCTAATGGACATTACATCTGGAGACTGAATATGGTCGAGGCTGGCCTTATCAATGAAATGAT AGCAGACCTTTCTCCTCCTGAAAATGGTTTCTTCATGGTAACTCTTTTAGAATTCATCCCAGGTCGAATTTTAAGCTCTCTGCATCCTGTGCCTTATTATCTCTTTTATGAAGCTGGACAGATGTTAGCCAGACTACATGAGCTTGCAAAG ACCTATGAAGGAGATTCTCAACCTCTTAAAGAGCTCAGCAACAACTCATATTGGTCCTTGGAGCAAGCTGGGGAAGTTAGTAACTACATGGAAGTGGTAACAGACGAAGAACTCTCCTCAATAATACTTCAAGTTGTGATCAGATTTAAAGAGAATGTCCTTCCAAGATTATCAGATTTACCTTCTG GAATCATCCACGGAGACTACAATGATGATAATATAATTATCAGCAGTTCAAGTGAACAATGCATCACACCATCCTCTTCCGAATTAAATGATGAAGTAAATGTCATTGACAGTGAACCTTCTGTCAGATTCTCAATCACAGGAGTCATAGATTTCAGTGACATGTCCCATTCCTACCTCGTTTTCGATATTGCCAAAGCTCTTTCTTTCATGGTGATTACCGACGTGCCAGATATTATGGTAGCCGTGAAACATTTCATGAATGGATACTCGTCCAGTCGAGAACTCTTACAGGTTGAAAAGGATGTTTTGATCTCTTGTACGATGGCTAGTTTGGCTCAAAACATTGTTTTAGCTTTGAAAGACTACTCCATCAATCCAGGTAACTCTTATTTGCTGGCATCGATGGATGACTATCCTGTCGCATTGAAGAAGTTATTCCAGCACACTGATGATGAACTAATGACCATGTGGAATTTATGCCAATAA
- the LOC139978274 gene encoding N6-Methyl-AMP deaminase-like isoform X1: MPSRSQTEKKKLHDFCMKIPKVELHAHLNGSISTDTLQKLSARKSSSDEKASDLAKLAKWKKLTENREQRSLEDCFEIFPLVHKLVDDAEAVAIATRDVIQEFAADNVKYLELRSSPKENPSTGLTRRTYIETVLKEIKQSNYESNGILTRFLLSIDRKVPLPVMGEVVKLAEEFHTSSEGLLVGLDLSGDPFTTNVSDIIPLLSRAKNAGLKLALHLAETDDRSAESLMLLQVPPDRIGHGTFIHPAAGGTDEMEELVNRLKIPIECCLTSNLISRTVKSYSEHHFKYWLNKNHPVVLCTDDKGVFSTNLSEEYRIAAETYNLQNDDLWRISNESINYIFADDATKTSLRDEWQICR; encoded by the exons TGGATCAATCAGCACAGACACTCTACAGAAGCTGAGTGCAAGGAAAAGTAGCTCTGATGAAAAAGCCAGTGACCTTGCAAAATtagcaaaatggaagaaacttaCAGAAAATAGAGAACAGAGAAGCTTAGAGGA CTGTTTTGAGATATTCCCACTAGTCCATAAACTTGTAGATGATGCAGAAGCAGTTGCCATAGCTACCAGAGATGTGATTCAGGAATTTGCAGCTGATAATGTCAAGTACTTGGAGTTGAGAAGTTCACCAAAGGAGAATCCAAGCACAG GATTAACTCGAAGAACATATATTGAAACAGTTCtaaaagaaatcaaacagaGCAATTATGAAAGCAATGGAATTTTAACAAG ATTTCTCCTCTCTATTGATAGAAAAGTCCCACTTCCTGTAATGGGGGAAGTAGTTAAGTTAGCTGAGGAGTTCCATACTTCTAGTGAAGGGCTACTGGTAGGATTGGATCTTAGTGGGGACCCATTT ACCACTAATGTATCAGACATTATTCCTCTATTGTCCAGAGCAAAGAATGCTGGGTTGAAGTTAGCTCTCCATCTAGCAGAG ACTGATGACAGGTCAGCCGAGAGTCTGATGCTCCTCCAGGTACCCCCTGATAGGATTGGCCATGGTACCTTTATACACCCTGCAGCTGGAGGTACTGACGAGATGGAGGAACTAGTGAATAGACTGAAGATTCCAATCG AATGTTGTCTGACATCCAACCTAATTTCACGGACGGTCAAGTCCTATTCAGAACACCACTTCAAGTATTGGTTGAACAAAAACCATCCAGTTGTACTCTGT ACTGATGATAAAGGTGTTTTCTCAACTAATCTCTCAGAAGAATACAGGATTGCAGCTGAAACATACAACCTACAAAATGATGACCTTTGGAGGATATCAAATGAAAGCATCAACTATATATTTGCAGACGatgcaacaaaaacatccctTAGAGATGAATGGCAAATTTGTCGGTAG
- the LOC139978274 gene encoding N6-Methyl-AMP deaminase-like isoform X2: MELHAHLNGSISTDTLQKLSARKSSSDEKASDLAKLAKWKKLTENREQRSLEDCFEIFPLVHKLVDDAEAVAIATRDVIQEFAADNVKYLELRSSPKENPSTGLTRRTYIETVLKEIKQSNYESNGILTRFLLSIDRKVPLPVMGEVVKLAEEFHTSSEGLLVGLDLSGDPFTTNVSDIIPLLSRAKNAGLKLALHLAETDDRSAESLMLLQVPPDRIGHGTFIHPAAGGTDEMEELVNRLKIPIECCLTSNLISRTVKSYSEHHFKYWLNKNHPVVLCTDDKGVFSTNLSEEYRIAAETYNLQNDDLWRISNESINYIFADDATKTSLRDEWQICR; encoded by the exons TGGATCAATCAGCACAGACACTCTACAGAAGCTGAGTGCAAGGAAAAGTAGCTCTGATGAAAAAGCCAGTGACCTTGCAAAATtagcaaaatggaagaaacttaCAGAAAATAGAGAACAGAGAAGCTTAGAGGA CTGTTTTGAGATATTCCCACTAGTCCATAAACTTGTAGATGATGCAGAAGCAGTTGCCATAGCTACCAGAGATGTGATTCAGGAATTTGCAGCTGATAATGTCAAGTACTTGGAGTTGAGAAGTTCACCAAAGGAGAATCCAAGCACAG GATTAACTCGAAGAACATATATTGAAACAGTTCtaaaagaaatcaaacagaGCAATTATGAAAGCAATGGAATTTTAACAAG ATTTCTCCTCTCTATTGATAGAAAAGTCCCACTTCCTGTAATGGGGGAAGTAGTTAAGTTAGCTGAGGAGTTCCATACTTCTAGTGAAGGGCTACTGGTAGGATTGGATCTTAGTGGGGACCCATTT ACCACTAATGTATCAGACATTATTCCTCTATTGTCCAGAGCAAAGAATGCTGGGTTGAAGTTAGCTCTCCATCTAGCAGAG ACTGATGACAGGTCAGCCGAGAGTCTGATGCTCCTCCAGGTACCCCCTGATAGGATTGGCCATGGTACCTTTATACACCCTGCAGCTGGAGGTACTGACGAGATGGAGGAACTAGTGAATAGACTGAAGATTCCAATCG AATGTTGTCTGACATCCAACCTAATTTCACGGACGGTCAAGTCCTATTCAGAACACCACTTCAAGTATTGGTTGAACAAAAACCATCCAGTTGTACTCTGT ACTGATGATAAAGGTGTTTTCTCAACTAATCTCTCAGAAGAATACAGGATTGCAGCTGAAACATACAACCTACAAAATGATGACCTTTGGAGGATATCAAATGAAAGCATCAACTATATATTTGCAGACGatgcaacaaaaacatccctTAGAGATGAATGGCAAATTTGTCGGTAG